The Pedobacter africanus genome has a window encoding:
- a CDS encoding efflux transporter outer membrane subunit, producing MKRYIGIMLVLVGFASCRISKPYQRPEFDTSKLYRDAEGTDTSSMASVHWKTLFADTILTGLIAEGLNQNIDMKIALQRINAAGANFRQSKAAFLPDLNGTASVTQSKLSFPQGFGIISSSTQYDMGLRATWEADIWGKLKSAKKAALATLLQSEAARRAVQTQLIADIAGRYFTLLALDQQLLVLEQTVNNRKTDVRTMKALKAANVVTGAAEVQSEASQYAAEVAIPRLQKQIRETENSLNVLLARPSSAVRRSSLNEQRLLTDLKAGVPVQLLQNRPDVKQAEYAFMAAFEATNVARKLFYPSITLTANGGFTSFSLKDWLTPDGLFGNIAAGIAQPIFNKGANKARLATAQAAQQEAALNFQQSLLKAGEEVSNALFAYQTAERQQEIRVRQLAALGKSVDFTKKLLRYSSATNYTDVLTSEQNLLAAQMEDIDDKLQQWQAVIALYRSLGGGGEK from the coding sequence ATGAAAAGATATATAGGAATAATGCTGGTGTTGGTAGGTTTTGCTTCATGCAGGATCTCGAAACCCTACCAGCGACCTGAGTTCGATACCAGTAAGCTCTACAGGGATGCAGAGGGAACCGATACGAGCAGTATGGCTTCCGTACACTGGAAAACACTGTTTGCAGATACCATCCTTACCGGATTGATTGCCGAAGGGTTGAACCAGAATATTGACATGAAAATAGCCCTGCAGCGCATCAATGCTGCAGGTGCTAATTTCCGTCAGAGCAAAGCAGCCTTTTTGCCCGATTTAAATGGTACGGCAAGTGTCACGCAATCTAAACTGTCATTCCCACAGGGGTTTGGCATCATCAGTTCCTCTACCCAGTACGACATGGGCCTGCGGGCAACCTGGGAAGCGGACATCTGGGGCAAATTGAAAAGTGCCAAAAAAGCTGCGCTGGCTACTTTGCTGCAAAGCGAAGCTGCCCGTAGGGCGGTGCAAACGCAGCTGATCGCTGATATTGCCGGTCGGTATTTTACTTTACTGGCGCTAGACCAGCAGCTGCTGGTTTTGGAGCAGACCGTAAATAACAGAAAAACGGATGTAAGGACCATGAAGGCGCTGAAAGCGGCCAATGTGGTAACGGGCGCTGCCGAAGTACAGAGCGAAGCGAGTCAGTATGCTGCTGAAGTAGCCATCCCCCGTTTGCAGAAACAGATCAGGGAGACGGAAAATTCACTGAACGTATTGCTGGCCCGGCCTTCATCGGCCGTGAGGCGCTCGTCTTTAAATGAGCAACGTTTGCTAACCGACCTAAAGGCAGGGGTACCTGTGCAGTTGCTGCAGAACCGGCCGGATGTAAAGCAGGCCGAATATGCTTTTATGGCCGCTTTTGAAGCAACCAACGTGGCCAGGAAGCTGTTTTACCCATCTATAACGCTGACGGCCAATGGCGGCTTTACCAGCTTTAGCCTTAAGGATTGGCTGACACCCGACGGACTGTTCGGTAATATAGCTGCGGGAATTGCACAGCCTATTTTTAATAAGGGAGCCAACAAGGCACGGCTGGCTACGGCCCAGGCTGCACAGCAGGAAGCGGCATTGAATTTTCAGCAGTCTTTACTAAAGGCCGGAGAAGAAGTGTCGAATGCGCTGTTTGCCTACCAGACTGCCGAAAGGCAACAGGAGATCAGGGTAAGACAACTGGCGGCCCTTGGAAAATCGGTGGATTTTACCAAGAAGCTATTGCGTTACAGCTCGGCAACAAATTATACAGACGTGCTGACCTCTGAGCAGAACTTATTGGCCGCGCAAATGGAAGATATTGATGATAAGCTGCAGCAATGGCAGGCAGTGATTGCATTGTACCGTTCGCTTGGGGGAGGTGGTGAAAAATAA
- a CDS encoding type I restriction enzyme HsdR N-terminal domain-containing protein, which produces MSFIPTPLNLPPYPFKITLKDARHFIFDEVRKKHLVLTPEEWVRQHFIQYLILEKKFPKSLIQIEGGLNLNKLQKRTDVVIFNTHGERIMVIECKAPAVKITQMVFDQAARYNSVHKTKWLVVTNGLKHCYATINHQEGQFAFVPDLPEYSSL; this is translated from the coding sequence ATGTCATTTATACCTACCCCGCTTAACCTGCCTCCTTATCCTTTTAAAATTACGTTAAAGGATGCCCGGCATTTTATTTTCGACGAAGTGCGGAAAAAGCACCTGGTACTCACACCGGAAGAATGGGTAAGGCAGCATTTTATTCAATACCTGATACTCGAAAAAAAATTCCCAAAGTCGCTCATACAGATTGAAGGGGGCCTTAACCTCAACAAACTTCAGAAAAGAACCGACGTGGTGATCTTCAATACGCATGGCGAAAGGATTATGGTAATTGAATGCAAGGCCCCAGCCGTGAAAATTACCCAAATGGTATTTGATCAGGCAGCAAGGTACAATTCTGTACATAAAACCAAATGGCTTGTAGTTACCAACGGATTGAAACATTGTTATGCCACCATAAACCACCAGGAAGGGCAGTTCGCATTTGTGCCAGACTTACCTGAATATAGCTCCTTATAG
- the holA gene encoding DNA polymerase III subunit delta has product MSAADIIKDIKARKFKPVYLLHGEEPYYIDQIIHYMEEHILNDMEKGFNQTVLYGKDTDMATIMNAAKRFPMMSDYQLIVVKEAQDLKWAKEAEGSSKQAEFVLSYFEKPLPSTILVLGYKYGNFDKRKKIYKAIDKNGVVFQSDLVRDYKLAQWIDELVKEKGYKIAPQASALMAEYLGADLSKIANEVEKLLLNIGKDTTIDTDIVQKNIGISKEYNVFELQKALAVRNVLKCNQIINYFGDNPKANPMVMVMANLSAYFTKILKYHYLPNKGDAAKELGVNPYFVKDFETAARSYNLPKTFEIISLLREYDLKSKGVDSTGNTTDGELLKELLFKMLH; this is encoded by the coding sequence ATGAGTGCCGCCGACATAATAAAAGACATCAAAGCAAGAAAGTTTAAGCCTGTTTACCTTTTACATGGTGAAGAGCCCTACTATATAGACCAGATCATCCATTATATGGAGGAGCATATTCTGAACGATATGGAAAAGGGTTTTAACCAGACCGTATTGTACGGGAAAGATACCGATATGGCTACCATTATGAATGCGGCGAAGCGTTTTCCCATGATGTCTGACTATCAACTCATTGTGGTAAAGGAGGCGCAGGATTTAAAATGGGCCAAAGAAGCGGAAGGCAGCAGTAAGCAGGCCGAGTTTGTATTGAGTTATTTTGAAAAACCTTTGCCAAGTACCATTCTGGTATTGGGCTATAAATACGGCAATTTCGACAAGCGTAAAAAGATCTATAAGGCGATAGATAAGAACGGGGTGGTTTTCCAGTCGGATCTGGTGAGGGACTATAAACTGGCGCAGTGGATAGACGAGCTGGTAAAGGAAAAGGGCTATAAAATAGCCCCGCAGGCATCGGCATTGATGGCTGAATATTTAGGCGCTGATCTGTCTAAAATAGCCAACGAAGTTGAAAAGCTGCTGCTGAACATTGGTAAGGACACCACTATTGACACGGATATTGTCCAGAAGAACATAGGTATCAGTAAAGAGTACAACGTGTTTGAACTGCAGAAGGCCCTGGCGGTAAGAAATGTGCTGAAGTGCAACCAGATCATCAATTATTTTGGTGATAACCCAAAGGCTAACCCTATGGTCATGGTCATGGCCAACCTGAGCGCTTATTTCACCAAAATCCTGAAATACCATTATTTGCCAAATAAGGGCGATGCGGCCAAAGAGCTGGGCGTGAACCCTTATTTTGTAAAAGATTTTGAAACTGCAGCACGCAGCTACAACCTGCCAAAAACTTTTGAGATCATTAGCCTGCTGCGGGAATATGACCTGAAAAGCAAAGGGGTAGACAGTACCGGCAATACCACAGATGGGGAACTGCTAAAAGAGCTGCTGTTTAAAATGCTGCATTAA
- a CDS encoding zinc ribbon domain-containing protein, with translation MNCIKCNAPNLPEAKFCGNCGDELAPQIKLADNYAIKALLIIIGIEYLSSLVSLLLQKLAIPFLLGNDSISYVYNIYGWTSDIIAIAALLAFMITVKNKQVKSALIIFFVLRIVFLIGFRFINFPM, from the coding sequence ATGAACTGCATAAAATGTAACGCTCCAAACCTGCCTGAGGCAAAATTCTGTGGAAACTGCGGAGACGAGCTTGCTCCCCAGATTAAGCTGGCGGATAATTACGCCATTAAAGCGCTGCTGATCATCATTGGAATAGAATACCTCAGTAGCCTGGTTAGCCTCCTTCTTCAAAAGCTCGCTATTCCCTTCCTGCTTGGCAATGACTCCATTAGTTATGTTTACAACATTTACGGATGGACATCTGACATTATCGCTATCGCCGCCCTTCTTGCGTTTATGATTACCGTTAAAAACAAGCAGGTAAAATCAGCATTGATCATATTCTTTGTACTTAGAATTGTATTCCTGATTGGTTTCAGGTTCATCAATTTCCCGATGTAG
- a CDS encoding RDD family protein, whose translation MNNICPVCHTSYPDDVKFCINDGTVLTTTPVQQPTENPPGVNNPFEPKRTTHIGYAKADMGNRFLAALLDGLIVLALAIPGCIFFFLAFMAAYGSEESLTILFGLLGLLLILVPIAYQLLKDGFGQGQSYGKRALKLVVIDLETNKPINKSKSLVRNIVSCLLGLVPIVGNFIEPIMVLATEDGRKLGDRAANTMVIDKIESFK comes from the coding sequence ATGAACAACATTTGCCCTGTATGCCATACCAGCTACCCCGATGATGTAAAATTCTGCATCAACGATGGTACTGTACTAACAACCACACCAGTCCAGCAGCCAACAGAAAACCCACCGGGAGTAAACAATCCTTTTGAACCTAAACGCACAACCCATATAGGTTATGCCAAGGCAGACATGGGCAACCGGTTCCTGGCCGCCCTGCTAGACGGTTTAATTGTACTTGCCCTTGCAATTCCCGGCTGTATTTTCTTTTTCCTGGCTTTTATGGCCGCCTATGGAAGTGAAGAAAGCCTTACCATATTATTTGGCCTGCTTGGTCTTTTGCTTATTCTCGTGCCTATTGCCTACCAGCTTTTAAAAGATGGGTTCGGACAAGGCCAAAGCTATGGCAAAAGGGCTTTGAAACTTGTGGTGATAGACCTGGAAACGAACAAACCCATCAACAAATCAAAATCCCTGGTGAGGAACATTGTATCGTGTTTACTGGGTTTGGTACCTATAGTAGGAAACTTTATAGAACCCATTATGGTGCTGGCTACCGAAGATGGCCGAAAACTTGGCGACCGCGCCGCCAACACTATGGTAATCGACAAAATAGAGTCTTTCAAATAA